The genome window CGGCGAGGGTAGCGTCAACACCAGTTTGAACCGCTTTGGTGACAGCTACGCTATTGCCGGAATCTTGGGTATCAAGATCGCGTTCTAAAGACAGTGCCGCCTACTGTTGAAGGGACGGTTTAGTTTCAGGCTACATAAAAAAATCGCCCGCGTTTGCAGGCGGGCGATTTTTGCAGAGAGGCAGGGGTGCTTATTTCACGACCGCCAGTTCCGTGCGTTTGCCACCACGGTAGGTGTACAGCGTCAGCGTACCATCCTTGATATCGCCTTTGGCATCAAAAGCGATAGTACCTGTTACACCCGGGTAGCTGATTTTGGTCAGCTCAGGCAGGTACTTGGCGGATTCCCACGATTTGGCTTTTTGCATCGCGTCGACTACTGCATAGGTCGCATCGTAGGCATACGCTGCGGTGTAGATGACGTCTATGCCAAAACGTTTTTTATACGCGGCACGGAATTTATCCAGGCCTGCCTTGCGCGCATCTTCGACACCACCGGCTTCCGCACAGTACACATTGTTTTCACCGAGGCCGGCACCGGCCAGGCCAGGCAGGGAACCGGTACAGATACCGTCACCGCCCATGAATTTGGCATTGATGCCCAGTTGCTTCATTTGCTGCAGCATAGGGCCGCCGACTGCATCCATGCCGCCAAAGAAAATGACGTCCGGTTTCTTCGCCTTGATCGCAGTCAGGATGGCGTTGAAGTCGGTCGCCTTGTTATTTGTGTACTGGCTGGCGACCACAGTGCCACCAGCGGCCTTGACGCCTTTGGCAAATTCTTCTGCCACACCCTGGCCGTAAGCGGTACGGTCATCGATCACGGCGACGTTTTTGGCGGCCAGGCTTTTGACTGCATATTGACCGAGTACACGACCAAGTTGCGCATCATTGGCAACGACGCGGAAAGCGGTTTTGAAACCTTGCTGCGTGTATTTCGGGCTGGTGGAGGAAGGCGAAATCTGGACGATGCCGGCGTTGGCGTAAATCCTGGAAGCCGGGATGGTCGCACCCGAGTTCAGGTGGCCGATGACGACGGCGACATTGGAGTCAACCAGCTTGGTTGCCGCTGCGGTGGCTTGCTTAGGATCGGCTGCATCATCTTCCGGCATGTATTGCAGTTTGACTTTCTTGCCGTTGATGACGACGCCTTTGGCATTGAGTTCTTCGACGGCCAGGCGGGCGCCGTTTTCATTATCCTTGCCCATGTGCGCGTCGGTGCCGGTGACCGGACCGACGTGACCGATTTTGACGATTTGTTCCTGTGCCAGTGTGCTACCGGCGAGTGCCAGGAGGACTGCACCAGTTAAGGGAATCATTTTTGTCTTGAACTGCATATATTTTCTCCTGAGGATTGTAAAAATACAGAGTAGCTGCAACACTGGACACGCTTGCCTTGCAAGATAATGACCTTACAACATAAGAAAATGCGACGCAAAGCGTTTTTGTGCAATTTTCGAGGTTCACACGATTTTATATGAGCAAACTTCATACCCTGGATAAAGTTGATCGCAAGCTGCTGAACCTGCTGCAGAAGGATAACCAGACGCCGACGCGGACGCTGGCCGACAAGGTGCATATCTCCCAGCCGACCTGCTTGCGGCGTATCCGCGATATGCGCGATGCCGGCATTATCAGTGCCGATGTCGCGATGATAGACCCGTTTGCACTAGGTTACGGGATGCTGGCTTTCCTTGAAGTGTCGCTGGGCAATCAATCCGACGAGCACATGCAGGAATTTGAAGTGCGTATGGGCAAGGAGGCCGAAGTGATGCAGTGTTACTTCGTGTCCGGCGATTACGATTATTTCCTGGTGGTACACGTGGTGGATATGGATGCCTATTACCAGTTCGTGCGGCGCGCGATTTCAGGTTCCGGCAATGTGCGGCATTTCCAGTCGCGTTTCCCTATGAAACGGGCGAAGTTTGATACCCGGATTGCCTTCGATGAAAAGTCGGCGGCGGTACAGGTACGGATAGAGAAGTAGCTTAAGAATTTTACGGCCAATAAAAAACGCTGCATGTGATGAACATGCAGCGTTTTTTTATGTGCAGTCGGATCAGGCCGGTTGGGAGATGCCTGTCGTCAGCTGACGCGAAGGGCGGTAAGGCATGCCGGTAAATTTAAAGTCCAGGTCTGGTTGCAGGCCGGAAACGATTTCTGCCAGCGCACGCCCCGAGCCGCAACCCATGGTCCAGCCCAATGTGCCGTGGCCGGTATTCAGGTACAGATTGCTGTACTTGGTTTTACCAATATAGGGCACATTCGATGGCGTCAACGGACGCAAACCGGTCCAGTACACCGGATTGTCGTAATCGCAGGCATCCGGGAACAGTTCCCTGGTACGGCGTGTGATGGCTTCGCAACGTGCGGTGTTCAGATCACGGGTGTAACCGTTCAATTCACAGGTGCCGGCTACGCGCAGGCGGTCACCGAGGCGCGACACCACTAATTTATAGCCGTCGTCCGTCAGGGATACTGTCGGAGCGGCGGCTGGATCGATCACTTTGTAAGTGGCCGAATAACCTTTGCCCGGGTAGATCATCAAGTCTATGCCG of Janthinobacterium sp. Marseille contains these proteins:
- a CDS encoding branched-chain amino acid ABC transporter substrate-binding protein translates to MQFKTKMIPLTGAVLLALAGSTLAQEQIVKIGHVGPVTGTDAHMGKDNENGARLAVEELNAKGVVINGKKVKLQYMPEDDAADPKQATAAATKLVDSNVAVVIGHLNSGATIPASRIYANAGIVQISPSSTSPKYTQQGFKTAFRVVANDAQLGRVLGQYAVKSLAAKNVAVIDDRTAYGQGVAEEFAKGVKAAGGTVVASQYTNNKATDFNAILTAIKAKKPDVIFFGGMDAVGGPMLQQMKQLGINAKFMGGDGICTGSLPGLAGAGLGENNVYCAEAGGVEDARKAGLDKFRAAYKKRFGIDVIYTAAYAYDATYAVVDAMQKAKSWESAKYLPELTKISYPGVTGTIAFDAKGDIKDGTLTLYTYRGGKRTELAVVK
- a CDS encoding Lrp/AsnC family transcriptional regulator, coding for MSKLHTLDKVDRKLLNLLQKDNQTPTRTLADKVHISQPTCLRRIRDMRDAGIISADVAMIDPFALGYGMLAFLEVSLGNQSDEHMQEFEVRMGKEAEVMQCYFVSGDYDYFLVVHVVDMDAYYQFVRRAISGSGNVRHFQSRFPMKRAKFDTRIAFDEKSAAVQVRIEK